One stretch of Lachnospiraceae bacterium oral taxon 096 DNA includes these proteins:
- the cooS gene encoding anaerobic carbon-monoxide dehydrogenase catalytic subunit, with protein MIDKIHSHRNIIGFDENGVPTVTLKASEHSAEDIYAQYRAVAEGKTDEHVHTHEHEHHHDLDEDDDAFIRDYMNAVSAYRKTFPSKQEVLEKTPDPAIRDMILRSEQLGIDTAFDRFDKQQPQCNFGLAGICCKICNMGPCRVTAKGKKGVCGANADLIVARNLLRAAAAGASQHGMHARELMIELMYAAKGKLDAPLLGEQKILTTAKNFGIPTEGRSVNDVAYDLAKELLEDLSSYDPEHEYKVLYKCAPADRVKVWKDLDLIPISAYHEVFEAYHKTAVGTDGDWKSVMEQFLRCGLAFTFTGVVSASIATDSLFGVGDRVTSKVNLGALEKGYVNIAVHGHYPLMVKEIVQLGQTPEMIELAKSKGAKGIRFYGICCSGLSAMYRYNGVIPLSNAVSAELVIMTGALDLWVADVQDVYPAIMDVAKCYNTTVVTTSSSARLPGAERFEIDRLHSNIGEVKELARKILLRGIESFEARKGTPVYIPPYEVTAEVGFSVEYLCKKYGSFAPIAQAIKEGKILGIVNMVGCNNPKVPFERCIVDVADKLLENNVIILSNGCASYPLMKLGFCEKGASSKAGKELQEFLGDDLPPVWHVGECIDNTRSSGIMNGIASALGLTINDMPFAFSSPEWSNEKGIDAALGFRLLGVSSYHCVEAPIFGSKNIIEFLKEGTMETLGSRMVVNVDPKQLAQQIIDDMKEKRKKLGWDK; from the coding sequence ATGATTGACAAAATTCACAGCCACAGAAATATTATCGGTTTTGATGAAAACGGAGTTCCAACCGTTACATTAAAGGCATCCGAGCACAGTGCAGAAGATATCTACGCTCAATATCGTGCTGTTGCTGAGGGAAAAACCGATGAACATGTACATACACATGAACACGAACATCACCACGATTTAGATGAGGATGATGACGCATTTATTCGAGATTATATGAATGCAGTCAGTGCTTACCGAAAGACTTTTCCATCAAAGCAGGAGGTTCTTGAAAAGACACCAGATCCTGCCATTCGAGATATGATCCTTCGCTCTGAGCAACTTGGCATTGATACAGCATTTGATCGCTTTGACAAGCAGCAGCCACAATGTAACTTTGGTCTTGCTGGTATTTGCTGTAAGATCTGTAATATGGGTCCTTGCCGTGTGACCGCCAAGGGAAAGAAAGGTGTCTGCGGTGCTAATGCCGACTTAATCGTTGCCCGCAACTTACTTCGTGCTGCAGCCGCAGGTGCATCTCAGCACGGTATGCATGCCAGAGAGCTAATGATCGAATTGATGTACGCAGCTAAGGGAAAACTCGATGCACCACTTCTCGGTGAACAGAAAATTTTAACCACAGCAAAGAACTTCGGTATTCCAACTGAGGGAAGAAGCGTCAATGATGTTGCCTATGATTTAGCAAAAGAGCTTTTGGAAGATCTCTCAAGCTATGACCCAGAGCATGAGTACAAGGTACTTTACAAATGTGCCCCTGCTGACCGTGTCAAAGTTTGGAAGGATCTCGATTTAATTCCAATCAGTGCCTACCACGAGGTATTTGAAGCTTATCACAAGACGGCCGTCGGAACAGATGGCGATTGGAAGAGTGTTATGGAACAATTCCTTCGCTGTGGACTTGCCTTTACCTTTACAGGTGTTGTCAGTGCTTCGATTGCCACAGATTCCCTCTTTGGTGTCGGAGACCGTGTAACTTCAAAGGTAAACCTTGGTGCTCTCGAAAAGGGCTATGTCAATATCGCAGTACATGGACACTATCCATTGATGGTCAAGGAAATTGTACAACTTGGCCAGACACCAGAAATGATTGAGCTTGCAAAGTCAAAGGGAGCAAAGGGTATTCGCTTCTATGGCATTTGTTGCAGCGGTCTTTCTGCAATGTATCGTTACAATGGTGTAATTCCACTTTCTAACGCTGTGTCTGCAGAATTGGTTATTATGACTGGTGCTCTTGACTTGTGGGTAGCTGATGTTCAAGATGTCTACCCAGCTATTATGGATGTTGCGAAATGCTACAACACAACGGTGGTAACAACAAGTTCATCCGCTCGCCTTCCAGGTGCAGAGCGATTTGAAATTGACCGTCTCCACAGCAATATCGGAGAAGTGAAGGAACTTGCCAGAAAAATTCTCCTTCGTGGTATTGAAAGTTTTGAAGCAAGAAAGGGAACTCCAGTCTATATTCCACCATATGAAGTCACTGCTGAGGTTGGTTTCTCTGTCGAGTACCTTTGCAAGAAGTATGGAAGCTTTGCACCAATTGCCCAAGCCATCAAGGAAGGTAAGATTTTAGGTATTGTCAACATGGTTGGTTGCAACAATCCTAAAGTTCCATTTGAGCGCTGTATTGTAGATGTCGCAGATAAGCTTTTAGAAAACAATGTCATTATCCTCTCCAATGGCTGTGCATCCTATCCTTTGATGAAACTTGGATTCTGTGAAAAGGGGGCCAGCAGTAAGGCAGGAAAGGAACTACAAGAATTCTTAGGCGATGACCTTCCACCAGTATGGCATGTGGGTGAGTGTATCGACAATACAAGATCATCAGGTATTATGAATGGTATTGCTTCTGCACTCGGTCTCACCATCAATGATATGCCATTTGCCTTCTCCTCCCCTGAGTGGAGCAATGAAAAAGGCATTGATGCAGCCCTTGGTTTCCGTCTCCTTGGTGTTTCCTCCTACCACTGCGTAGAGGCTCCAATCTTTGGTTCAAAGAACATTATCGAGTTCTTAAAAGAAGGAACAATGGAAACTCTCGGTTCTCGCATGGTCGTCAATGTTGATCCTAAACAACTTGCACAGCAGATCATTGATGATATGAAAGAGAAGAGAAAGAAACTCGGCTGGGATAAGTAA
- the lysA gene encoding diaminopimelate decarboxylase, which produces MSNLREIKNNKLYFDGCDTTELAKKYGTPIYVMSQNGIEERINELKEQFTNKYPRTRIAYASKAFCTEGMYAILKKAGVCIDVVSGGEIYAAKQAGFPAEHVEFNGNNKLPKEIDAAVEYGVGRIIVDGLQELPLIIESCKKYKKKMNIMIRITPGVAASTHDFIVTGKKDSKFGIPLEKEIFLPIVKQILDSEYLEFTGLHMHIGSQLFENDAFLKALDVLMDWAALIKTEFNADVKEVNFGGGYGAEYTTEERKPYSFFLDPMMELLEKRSKAIGIERPEAVIEPGRSIVAEAGITLYTIGQIKEIPGIRKYVSVDGGMGDNIRVALYQAEYEGIVANRAQEPKDDKVSICGKYCESGDIIMTDIMVPKSVKMGDIFATYSTGAYGYVMASNYNNNPIPGVVLVKGGKSAWMVKPQTYEQIVQNNEIPDFI; this is translated from the coding sequence ATGAGTAATTTAAGAGAAATTAAGAATAATAAATTGTACTTTGATGGTTGTGACACAACAGAACTTGCTAAAAAATATGGCACTCCTATTTATGTGATGTCACAAAATGGCATTGAGGAGCGCATCAATGAATTGAAGGAGCAATTTACCAATAAGTATCCAAGGACAAGAATTGCCTATGCATCAAAGGCCTTTTGCACAGAGGGGATGTATGCCATCTTAAAGAAGGCAGGAGTTTGTATCGATGTGGTCTCTGGTGGAGAGATCTATGCAGCAAAGCAGGCCGGTTTTCCAGCAGAGCATGTGGAATTTAATGGAAACAATAAGTTGCCAAAGGAAATTGATGCCGCTGTAGAGTATGGTGTGGGCCGCATTATTGTGGACGGATTGCAGGAGCTCCCATTAATTATTGAGTCCTGTAAAAAGTACAAAAAGAAGATGAATATTATGATTCGCATCACCCCAGGTGTTGCTGCGAGCACACATGACTTTATTGTCACAGGAAAGAAGGATTCTAAATTTGGTATTCCATTAGAGAAGGAAATCTTTTTGCCAATCGTAAAGCAGATTTTGGATAGCGAATACTTAGAGTTTACAGGTCTTCATATGCATATCGGTTCACAGCTCTTTGAAAATGATGCCTTTTTAAAGGCACTTGATGTTTTGATGGATTGGGCTGCACTCATTAAGACGGAGTTTAATGCAGATGTAAAGGAAGTAAACTTTGGTGGTGGATATGGCGCAGAGTACACAACGGAGGAGAGAAAGCCATACAGCTTTTTCTTGGATCCAATGATGGAGTTATTGGAAAAGAGATCAAAGGCGATTGGAATTGAGAGACCGGAGGCTGTGATTGAGCCAGGAAGATCCATTGTTGCAGAGGCAGGAATTACATTGTATACCATCGGACAGATTAAGGAAATTCCTGGCATTCGCAAGTATGTTTCTGTCGATGGAGGTATGGGAGATAATATTCGTGTGGCCCTCTATCAGGCAGAGTACGAAGGCATTGTGGCCAATAGAGCACAGGAGCCAAAGGATGACAAAGTCAGCATTTGTGGAAAGTATTGTGAGTCTGGAGATATTATTATGACGGACATTATGGTGCCAAAGAGCGTGAAGATGGGCGATATTTTTGCGACCTATTCAACAGGTGCCTATGGCTATGTCATGGCATCCAACTACAATAACAATCCAATTCCAGGTGTTGTTCTTGTCAAGGGCGGAAAGAGTGCTTGGATGGTAAAACCTCAGACTTATGAGCAGATTGTACAGAACAATGAAATTCCGGATTTTATCTAA
- a CDS encoding DUF2007 domain-containing protein, whose protein sequence is MMEEDREVRLCSVNNSLDAQCIVDLMKENGIASYKKSGIMEIYGGSSIENDIYVSETNYDRAMQIVKEYHMLEGNKEDAEDVQRNIGESMPKGVMYMLIMVILLIFMAAALAFLCRNA, encoded by the coding sequence ATGATGGAAGAAGATAGAGAAGTCCGACTTTGCTCAGTCAACAATTCTTTGGATGCACAGTGTATTGTAGATTTAATGAAAGAAAATGGAATTGCATCTTACAAAAAAAGTGGTATCATGGAAATATACGGTGGGAGTTCGATAGAGAACGACATCTATGTCAGTGAAACAAATTATGATCGAGCAATGCAAATTGTAAAAGAATACCATATGCTAGAAGGCAACAAAGAAGATGCCGAAGATGTCCAAAGGAATATTGGGGAGAGTATGCCGAAGGGGGTTATGTATATGTTGATCATGGTTATTTTACTAATTTTTATGGCGGCGGCTCTGGCCTTTTTATGTCGTAATGCATAA
- the queF gene encoding NADPH-dependent 7-cyano-7-deazaguanine reductase QueF: MRENENLTKLGSAKTTYSMDYDPSVLESFNNKHPQNDYFVKFNCPEFTSLCPITGQPDFANIIISYVPDQKLVESKSLKLYLFSFRNHGDFHEDVVNIIMKDLIQLMDPKYIEVWGKFLPRGGLSIDPYCNYGKKGTIWEKAATDRLLQHDLYPEKVDNR, from the coding sequence ATGAGAGAAAATGAGAATTTAACTAAACTTGGCAGTGCCAAGACAACCTACAGTATGGACTATGATCCTTCTGTGCTAGAAAGCTTTAACAATAAGCATCCCCAAAACGATTACTTTGTCAAGTTCAACTGCCCTGAATTTACCAGTCTCTGCCCAATCACAGGTCAACCTGACTTTGCCAATATCATCATCTCCTATGTACCAGATCAAAAGCTTGTGGAGAGCAAGTCATTGAAGTTATATCTATTTTCCTTCAGAAATCACGGTGACTTCCATGAAGATGTGGTCAATATTATTATGAAGGACTTAATTCAATTGATGGATCCAAAGTACATTGAAGTATGGGGAAAATTTCTCCCTCGCGGAGGACTCTCCATTGATCCATATTGCAACTATGGAAAGAAGGGTACGATTTGGGAAAAGGCCGCAACTGACCGCCTCCTCCAGCATGACCTCTACCCTGAAAAAGTGGACAATCGATAA
- the queC gene encoding 7-cyano-7-deazaguanine synthase QueC → MKALVLFSGGLDSTTALALAIAKYGAPNVLALSISYGQKHAKEIEAAIAITKHYQVEHLFLDLEKIFTYSDCSLLSHSGEEIPEKSYAEQIKQTKEEKPVSTYVPFRNGLFLSSAASLAISKGCSIIYYGAHADDAAGFAYPDCSPVFNEAMNSAIWEGSGHQLKIEAPFVHSTKADIVKIGLDLDVPYELTWSCYEGGDKPCGKCGTCIDRAAAFAANGIKDPAQ, encoded by the coding sequence ATGAAAGCACTTGTCCTCTTTAGTGGTGGTCTTGATTCCACCACTGCTCTTGCACTCGCCATAGCAAAATATGGTGCCCCCAATGTCCTTGCCCTCTCCATTTCCTATGGTCAAAAACACGCAAAGGAAATTGAAGCAGCCATTGCCATTACTAAGCACTACCAAGTTGAGCATCTCTTTCTCGACTTAGAGAAAATTTTCACTTACAGCGACTGCTCCCTTCTCTCCCACTCTGGGGAAGAGATTCCAGAAAAAAGCTACGCCGAACAAATCAAACAGACAAAGGAAGAAAAACCAGTCAGCACCTATGTTCCCTTTCGCAATGGACTCTTTCTTTCCTCTGCTGCAAGCTTAGCCATCAGCAAGGGCTGTTCCATCATCTACTATGGAGCACATGCCGATGATGCAGCAGGATTTGCCTATCCCGACTGCTCTCCTGTATTCAATGAGGCGATGAATTCGGCGATCTGGGAAGGTTCTGGTCACCAATTAAAAATTGAGGCACCCTTTGTTCACAGCACAAAGGCAGACATTGTAAAAATCGGACTTGATTTGGATGTTCCCTATGAACTCACTTGGTCTTGTTATGAAGGAGGGGATAAACCCTGTGGAAAATGTGGAACTTGTATTGACCGTGCTGCAGCCTTTGCGGCCAATGGCATCAAAGATCCCGCACAATAA
- a CDS encoding transposase: protein MYLTVKQQVKHLSKEDYITIRELCHTAKNLANEAIYNVRQHYFTEGEFLKYEKNYTLLKNSPNYKALNSNMAQQILKEVDGSFQSFFGLLKLVKQGKYAFTDCKLPHYLPKDGYTTLIIGFVRLKGNQLILPFSNSFKKTHKSVEITIPPILLDKTIKEIRIIPKANARFFEIQYIYEDECIQRNLNTNNALALDLGINNLVTAVSNSGQSFIIDGKRLKSINQWFNKENARLQSIKDKQHFSKKPTNRQKAVARNRNNKVNDYMNKTARRVIDYCIINNIGTLVVGYNETFQRNRHIGKQNNQNFVNIPYGQLRNKLEYLCKRNDIVFVKQEESYTSKSSFWDRDDLPVYNADNPKEYPFSGRRLHRGLYKTASGKTINADVNGALNIMRKSSVVDMNILYSRGEVDTPIRIRIA from the coding sequence ATGTATCTTACTGTAAAACAACAAGTGAAACATCTGTCCAAGGAAGATTACATCACAATCAGGGAACTTTGTCATACGGCTAAGAATCTTGCTAATGAGGCAATCTATAATGTGCGTCAGCATTATTTTACAGAAGGTGAATTTCTCAAGTATGAGAAGAATTACACTCTTTTAAAGAATAGTCCTAATTATAAGGCCTTAAATTCCAATATGGCACAGCAGATACTGAAAGAGGTTGATGGCTCGTTTCAGTCATTTTTTGGTCTGCTTAAACTTGTCAAGCAGGGAAAATATGCTTTTACAGATTGTAAACTGCCACATTATCTTCCAAAAGATGGATACACAACACTGATCATTGGTTTTGTAAGACTTAAGGGTAATCAGCTGATACTTCCGTTTTCCAATAGTTTTAAGAAAACGCATAAGTCTGTTGAAATTACGATACCACCCATACTTCTTGATAAGACGATAAAAGAGATACGCATTATACCGAAAGCGAATGCAAGGTTCTTTGAAATCCAGTATATATATGAAGATGAATGTATTCAAAGAAATCTAAACACGAACAACGCACTTGCACTTGACCTAGGTATCAACAATCTCGTCACAGCCGTATCAAATAGTGGTCAATCGTTCATTATTGACGGGAAAAGACTGAAATCGATCAATCAGTGGTTCAATAAAGAAAATGCCCGTTTGCAATCGATAAAAGATAAACAACATTTTAGTAAGAAGCCTACAAATAGACAAAAAGCAGTTGCTCGTAATCGCAACAATAAGGTGAACGACTATATGAATAAAACTGCTCGTAGGGTGATAGATTATTGTATCATCAATAATATAGGTACGCTTGTTGTTGGTTACAATGAGACTTTTCAACGCAATCGTCATATTGGAAAGCAAAACAATCAAAATTTTGTAAATATCCCTTATGGACAGTTGCGTAACAAATTGGAATATCTTTGCAAACGAAATGACATTGTTTTTGTAAAACAGGAAGAATCCTATACATCGAAATCATCTTTTTGGGATAGAGACGATCTCCCTGTTTACAATGCCGATAATCCAAAAGAGTATCCGTTTAGTGGCAGAAGATTACATCGTGGTCTATACAAAACGGCAAGTGGTAAAACAATCAATGCAGATGTTAACGGAGCATTAAATATCATGCGTAAAAGTAGTGTTGTGGATATGAATATCCTATACAGTAGAGGCGAAGTGGACACGCCGATAAGAATAAGGATTGCCTAA
- a CDS encoding GTP cyclohydrolase I — MIDTKAIEEHIRGILIALGDDPHREGLVDTPKRVAKMYEEVFAGMNYTNHEIAQMFNTTFEEDSDDEDLPNDLPNARRVVVMKDIDLFSYCEHHMALMYDMKATVAYIPGKRVIGLSKIARVCDMVGRRLQLQERIGRDIADIICEITQSSDVAVLLEGHHSCVSARGIKKNNTKTLTAELRGRFQTDQSLQFYLK; from the coding sequence ATGATTGATACCAAAGCAATCGAAGAACATATTCGAGGCATTTTAATTGCCCTAGGCGACGATCCCCATCGCGAAGGTCTAGTGGATACCCCAAAGAGGGTGGCCAAAATGTATGAAGAAGTCTTTGCAGGAATGAATTACACCAATCACGAAATTGCCCAAATGTTTAATACCACCTTTGAAGAAGATTCTGATGACGAAGACTTACCTAATGATTTGCCTAATGCTAGGCGTGTTGTTGTGATGAAGGATATCGATTTATTTTCCTATTGTGAGCACCACATGGCCTTGATGTATGATATGAAGGCCACGGTTGCCTACATCCCAGGAAAGCGAGTGATCGGTCTTTCCAAAATTGCCAGAGTCTGCGATATGGTTGGCAGACGATTGCAACTTCAAGAGCGTATCGGAAGAGATATTGCTGATATTATTTGTGAAATCACCCAAAGTAGTGATGTCGCTGTGCTTCTTGAGGGACACCATAGCTGTGTCTCCGCCCGTGGAATCAAGAAAAACAACACCAAAACCTTGACTGCTGAACTTCGGGGTCGCTTTCAGACAGACCAAAGTCTACAGTTTTATCTCAAGTGA
- the queE gene encoding putative 7-carboxy-7-deazaguanine synthase QueE, whose product MKVVEKFISINGEGRRAGELAVFIRFQGCNLRCSYCDTMWANEADCPYTDESTKEIVNFVLQSQIKNVTLTGGEPLLQPEMKNLLMEFAKHPQIRVEIETNGAIDLKPFTATSFRPSFTMDYKLPSSLYESQMHLENFAHLNDQDTVKFVAGSKADLDVALDIIQKYDLTHRCKVYFSPIFGKIEPVEMVNFMIAHQLNDVRLQIQMHKVIWDPDQKGV is encoded by the coding sequence ATGAAAGTTGTTGAAAAGTTTATCAGCATCAATGGCGAGGGACGGCGTGCTGGAGAACTTGCCGTCTTTATCCGATTTCAGGGATGTAATCTTCGCTGTAGCTACTGCGACACAATGTGGGCCAATGAAGCGGATTGCCCCTACACCGATGAAAGTACCAAAGAAATTGTAAACTTTGTACTACAAAGCCAAATAAAAAATGTCACCCTCACTGGCGGGGAACCTCTATTACAGCCAGAGATGAAAAATTTATTGATGGAATTTGCAAAGCATCCTCAGATCCGTGTGGAGATTGAGACCAATGGTGCCATTGACCTCAAGCCCTTTACTGCGACAAGTTTTCGTCCATCCTTTACCATGGACTACAAGTTGCCCTCAAGTCTCTATGAATCACAGATGCACCTAGAAAACTTTGCCCATCTCAATGACCAAGACACGGTCAAATTTGTGGCTGGCTCAAAGGCGGACTTAGATGTCGCCCTCGATATCATCCAAAAATACGACTTGACGCACCGCTGCAAAGTGTATTTCAGTCCAATCTTTGGAAAAATTGAGCCTGTAGAAATGGTCAATTTTATGATTGCCCACCAATTAAATGATGTCCGCCTACAAATCCAGATGCACAAGGTGATCTGGGATCCCGACCAGAAAGGAGTTTAA
- the queD gene encoding 6-carboxytetrahydropterin synthase QueD, whose translation MYYLKTEHHFDAAHFLYGYDGKCKNIHGHHWRVVAKIKCDDLSTQKQTRGMLIDFGDFKAAVRTLCDSFDHALIYEKGSLKENTLQALRDEDFHLIEIDFRPTAENFARYIFMALKDQGLPMHRIEVYETPTNCAIYEE comes from the coding sequence ATGTATTATTTAAAGACAGAACATCATTTTGATGCCGCTCACTTTCTCTATGGATATGATGGAAAGTGCAAAAATATTCACGGCCACCACTGGAGAGTGGTCGCCAAAATCAAGTGTGATGACCTGAGCACACAAAAGCAAACCCGTGGTATGCTCATTGACTTTGGCGATTTTAAAGCTGCGGTTCGCACACTCTGCGATTCCTTCGACCACGCCCTCATCTATGAGAAAGGTTCACTAAAGGAAAATACTCTGCAGGCACTTCGTGACGAAGATTTTCATTTAATTGAAATTGATTTTCGCCCAACAGCAGAAAACTTTGCTCGCTACATCTTTATGGCACTCAAGGATCAAGGGCTTCCTATGCACCGCATCGAAGTCTATGAAACTCCAACCAATTGTGCCATCTACGAGGAATAG
- a CDS encoding ABC transporter substrate-binding protein, with protein sequence MKKKIFAAVIAASMVLGLVACGGKNTATNSSKETTATSEKSASENGDKTYKIGVLQLVQHTALDQANKGFVAALDESGIKYQIDQQNAGGDQSACQTIATKFVNDKDDLLLGIATPAVQALAGATEDIPIVLTAVTDPADAKLVASNEKPGGNITGTSDLTPVKEQIELIKKILPSAKRVGILYSSAESNSKLQAKLAMDAAKEQGLEATEYTVSNSNEIQSVVESMVGKVDVIYTPTDNMIAAGMATIAMVATEHKIPIIGAEKGHVDAGALATYGIDYYQLGYMAGEQAVEILKDGKNPKDMPIEYLPLEKCELSVNQDVAKELGIDVSSIQK encoded by the coding sequence ATGAAAAAGAAAATCTTTGCAGCAGTGATTGCAGCATCTATGGTGCTTGGTCTAGTGGCCTGTGGTGGAAAAAATACAGCCACAAATTCTTCCAAAGAAACGACAGCGACCAGTGAAAAGTCAGCTTCAGAAAATGGGGACAAAACTTATAAAATTGGGGTGTTACAGCTTGTGCAACATACAGCACTTGATCAGGCCAATAAGGGATTTGTGGCCGCACTAGATGAGTCGGGGATAAAATATCAAATCGACCAGCAAAATGCAGGTGGAGATCAGTCAGCTTGCCAGACCATTGCAACAAAGTTTGTCAATGACAAGGATGATTTATTGCTTGGCATTGCCACACCAGCGGTTCAGGCATTAGCCGGTGCGACAGAGGATATTCCCATTGTTTTGACAGCGGTAACTGACCCAGCAGATGCAAAACTTGTGGCATCAAATGAAAAGCCAGGCGGAAATATTACAGGTACAAGCGATTTGACTCCAGTAAAGGAGCAAATTGAACTTATTAAAAAAATTCTTCCTAGTGCAAAGCGAGTAGGAATTTTGTATAGCTCTGCGGAGTCAAACTCCAAGTTGCAGGCAAAGCTTGCGATGGATGCGGCGAAGGAACAGGGCTTAGAGGCGACAGAATATACAGTATCCAATTCAAACGAGATTCAATCGGTTGTGGAATCTATGGTGGGAAAGGTCGATGTTATTTACACTCCAACTGACAATATGATTGCAGCGGGAATGGCAACCATTGCGATGGTGGCCACAGAGCACAAGATTCCAATTATTGGTGCAGAAAAAGGACATGTAGATGCGGGAGCTTTGGCAACCTATGGCATTGACTACTATCAACTTGGTTATATGGCCGGTGAACAAGCTGTGGAGATTTTAAAGGATGGGAAGAATCCAAAGGATATGCCAATCGAATACCTTCCACTTGAAA